atataatatctaggatatattccataaataatatatctcaacataAAAGACTTTTCGAGGTTTGAATTGTCTGAAGCTAGAAATCGAATATAAGTTTATCTACGAGTCGAATTTCCGTGCAGTGGCCAACTGCAACCAAACTGGGCTGAAACCAAACGAGTTGATTAGAAGTAAGAGGCCCTACAAAAGCTTAGAGCTAGCTAGTTCTTCCCCTGAAATGTGAAGAGGGGTAATAATTGGGTAGACATCTAGATTGTTTTGATACGAGCTGCATCTCTCGACTCGAGACAGAACAAAAAGAAGGCCAAAAACGACAAAAACCTGAGGACAAGTGATTGTTCAAAATTCTATCATAGGatacttcattttcattatatgaCCTCGAATCCGTTGATGATGGAGACGTTCCACAGTTCAGCTTCCAACTCGAGCAAATCGACAAATTCTCTAAAACTTTAAACTTGTTCCACAAGCTATTTATACTCTGTTCACAAAATAGAAGGATATCATCAAGCAACTGAATATGAGAAACTTGTACCTGCGTTCGGACCCGCTCTAAAATCCTCCGATCATATACTTTTTCCACGCCAAGCTCTAATGATCAACTGCAAGAGCCCTACAACTAGCATAGCAACCTTCAGTCAGAAAAAGGCTCTAAATCCCCTACTCCTAAGTTGGAGCAACAAGCAACGGATTGAACGTGGCTTCTATgagagaacaaagcatgtaGAAGTCGCCTTCCTTATGGCATTTTCTCGGGGAAAAGGTGATTgtcaaaatcatcaaaacaCCAACCATGAGAAGTGAAGATCAATTGCCGGTCTCTTCCCGAAAGGATTGGTAAAACATCTcacaaaagcaaaaagaaaacaaaaggaaacatAGGATCTCCATGGAAAACTTTCAAGGTTTGGTGACTAATCTATGGGAAGAGTTGCATTACATTTTGCTAAATGGCACGTTCAAAGTGCCAACCAAGGGATGATCAAAACTTAGACAAATGAACATTCAAATTATGAGAAACTGCAATAGTTCAACCTATGAATATTCGAAGCAacgtaagagaaagaaagaggtaACCTTTGTTTGTCGTACATACTTGACGTGTGATCGACCCACTCAACATTTCAAGAACTCGACCAACAAATCTAGCCCAAACTTTCCTCTAACGCCAACTCCTTTCATTTGGCCACACCTTCGTTACGTTTTAATCTTCACCGATCTCTTCCATAGTCACACACACTGCCAAAGGTTGTGTCAATGatttgatcatcaacatcaccCCTGTTTCATCTATCATCCTCCTCCTAACCTTGAGGTTAACAACTATGAGGAACTATAAAGTACAAAATATAAGAGTTCCTCCTCCTTATTATCCAATTCTTTCCCTTCTCTGAGAGCTCAACAGTTAATCGTCACTCATAGTCACCTTCACGCCCGCCCCCTCGTATCTCGATTCCTTCTTACGACCTCCCCCCATACGAACCTCTATTGGTGACTCCTTACCCCTTCTCAATAAAGCCTACTCACCCTCTTGCTCCAAGTTTTTTGGGATGTGAACCCCAGCATCTTCTCCTCTTCCCCTTCTAACTTTTTCGGATAACCAAGATTGGGTTTTGGGGTATTGTCTACAACCTCCTTGGAGAACAGATTGTGTATGCCCAACACTCTCCCAACCAGCAGCCTACCGAAAAATGGAGCCATTACCTACACCACCACACTACTAGCTTTAAGTTTAGGAGGGTGTCCAATGAAGCTGACCCAAACAATCATggataacaaataaaaacccTCCAGATTAACCACCTATACTTTTGAAGATGTTCTCCCCTAGCATGTGAAGTGGTGACACCCTAATACCTTACCTACAATAATTCCAATGTATGCAATGTTCAAACAGATGAATTGATGAAGAAGCCACACTTTACCAATTTCCTAAATCCTATTCCTTACTTCACCCTATACCTTGCCtcaaaatatattccaaaCATCTCTCTCCAATGTATAAATTCACGTATTATAATCAGACTGCTCCCACATAGATAACATTATAGAATTTATTCCAGTTACTTCAATAAAAGCAATCATAAAGCTTCTTCAAAATAATGGGATGTTCTGTATATGACAAAGATGCATAATTTTGGGCATATATGCTAGTATATTGTAAATCCAGCCTGacagagaaaaacagaaatttgcaatgaagaacaaacatctacaaaaatgaaatacagaTTTAAAATGGAAAGCTTTCCTGACCAGAAATTGTAGAGAACTTCATTCAGTGGGATGTATCTGTAACTACACAGTTAGAATGGTAAGATCTGCTGAACTGAAATTGTTGAGAGCTTTCATTAGATGGACTGATACTGATCAGATACACGCCTTGGAGGAAGTTTTATCGGTATAGCCAATGCCGATGGAACAAACTCCACCGACTGCAGCAGCATGCACGTTGACATATGTAATCTTTTGggcatgttttgtttttggctGAAAGAACTACTTTTGGATGAAATTAGAAGGGATACTAGTATATCTAGCCAAACAGATGATAACAGAAATCTGTAATCGAAATCCTGTACAACAAACGTCATCTACACATAGTAAAATACACAATTAGAGTGGAAACCTCTGCTGACATAAAACTGTTTAGAGCTTCATTCAATGGGGTGATACCGATCAGACATACGCCTCGGAGGAAGTTTCCTCAGTATAAACAGAACTAATGCTGAAGGAACAACCTCTACCAACTGCAGTAGCAAGCACATCAAATTTatcagagagaagaaaaactataaataaattaaaagatgaaaatggaaagtttGCTCCAATGATAAGCTAACAAGATCATAGAAACAAATAAGAACTTTCATGATTAGAAAGTTCgataaagaatattaaacCCCACAAAAGTACTCTAGTTGAATATGTGCAGCAATTCACCAACAGAAGAAAGAGAGCTACGacaaatagaaaatacaaTGCCCATCAAACTCAGTTTGAGACTCATTTGAGGACTGTTTTGAAGCCCGAATTGAAGCATGAAAGAAGAGAAGTTTGGTGCGAGCTTGATGCCTAGGCGTTCAAAGACTGTTTTGAAGCCCAAATTGAAGCACGAgaggagaggaaagaagagaGTTTAAGGCGTGGCTGTAGCATATCAGCAGGTGGCTTGGGAGCTCAATGGCTAGGCGCCACCCTAGCACTGAAGCACCTACTTTGAGgcacaattttatttcaaggTGCCTTGGAACTGACAATACTGTCTTTGTAAACACTAACCATAAAATGGCTTTTTCTGTGGTAGCCAATATATATGCATCAGCAGCCACGTAGACACCTATGAGAACTCTTCACATGGTCAGTGTTAAGAGAGGTAAAGCCTTTGTGAGCATATGAACAAGCATGTCTCTCTTATTCTGTTCAAGGTGAACCAGTACACCCTTGGCATtgtgtctttttctttatttttatttttattatctataTATCATTGTTTTCATACCATCCCTGCAAGGCACCTTGGAAGGGGAACTTTGATGGTTAGGAGCACCCAAAAAACACtatcaattgaaaaaaatggttaacAAAAGAACTATGAAGGTCAAGCTTCCATTAAGACATCCACTTCTTCCCTTGAGATCAAAGGTTCAAATCCCCTCtttgttgtactaaaaaaaagaactatGAAGGATGGAAAGGAATACTCATGCAATACATTCCAAAGGGGAAAGGACAATCTAATAAGCACAAACACTTTCATTTTTGGTCCAGTGTCCATGTCAAACATGTGTCGGCCTGGATACTTCTGCACACGTACGATATGCTGTTTATGTACCTTTTTCATTCTAATGTCCTAAAGATGTTGGCATCCTGCCATGTCCGTGTCCCATGCCCATATCTGTGCTTCTAGAGAACAATCCATGAAAAGAATattgaagataaaaaaattcaagactGGTTGTGAAGGCTccaagacaaaaaaaatatcctttgGATAATCTCTCACCTAAGTGAAGATCAAATTATTTGAGCTATGTTTGAtctgaaaattattttaatttggaaatCGAGCAACATCATGGAGTGACAAAAAGGGAAGAGACTTCAATGGAGAAACTTCATGAATTCCATGTCTGggggaaagaaaattaaaaactaggATTGAAAATTGATTACAAGACCATCATCCACGAATGTACAGGATCCATGATGTGGATGTATGAAAACTCCTCCAAATGACTGCAGTGTGCACTTATAATAAATTGATACCCTGCTAAAGAAAGTTTTTGACAGACTCTGGATTAAACAGAAAGTTGGAGCGCCCATTACTTTTGAGTTTAAGCTActtcataattatatttggaaatttttcTCGTGGATTTTTTTCTCCCTGTAAAAGGATaagttaaatttaatgtttcattaagtggggaaaaaaaagttagcCAACGGCCCTACCAATCCCAGCAAATAGAATCATTTTTTAACCTCCTCAGTTGTCTTACTCGaacttttaacaaaaaaagaataaccTATTCATCTTAGAAAAGATATTAGGGGATTTTAAAACTTGCCATGTAGTATATCAGGTTGAGAATGGGATGATCTAGGACGTCAAGATCTGCATCCTTGTCAAATGCAGAGAAGGCAAGCTACAAGATGAACAAATATACATGTGTATTAATTGCTTAAATAATGTCGGATTAAGATTGCCTTTACCAAAAGGAAACTCACCACAAAACACCGTATAAAGAAACAGATAAAACAAATTGTTGTCACACAACCAACCTGCACAGatagaacaagaaagaaattaacaaGCGCATCAGAAAATCTTGATCTTTCAAAAGGCTAAATTCATGATTGATCCCTGAAATATACACTCTTCCTTAATTATGGCCTTGATGCTTTAAAAGTTCTATCTCATTccaatttttcaaacaaatccTTGTTGACATTGAATAGTGGAACAGTGGCATagcatttaaaatatcttatgGTCTTTCCTTACTGGGGTAGACTTCTCTAATTGAATACTAAATGAGTTATGAAATATCTTATGATCATTCTTTACTGGGATAAAACTTTTCTAATTCAGTACCAAATGAGCTATGAAATACCTTGTATCAACACGTGGGCActgttttcaaaaaaaaaaagtgtaggGCACATTggtttttagaaaaaatgcCAAGACTCCcttctaatatttaatttcaacacCATCATTGAGCAGGGTAAACTTGTAAAATACACGGGAATAAATCAGTACTTTCAGGACATTAGAGACAACATTGAAAAATTATGTATACTTAAAAGATGAAATGATATACGTGCCTTTCTTAAACTCTGTTGCTTCGATTATTTCTAATCCTAAGGAAACTATGGtcaacaaaaagaattttaaaaaatcacatTAAAAAACCAACCTCATACAACTTTTTTTGGCGTCCTCTAGATTCAATTGGGAATTGCCTCAGCATGACAAATAACCTGTTAAGAGAGTGGTTGTTTAGAGTGGAACATGATTAACCGCAGCTCCTCAAttcataaacatatattaCCTCCCACCATATATCAGGAAACCCAGTGCAGCAGACAATGAAACCACTAGAAAtaacgaagaaaaaaaaattacaatttacatATGCCTCCATAAACTAGGATGTGGACGCCAAAAGATTCCAGTTAAAAATggacataaattaaatattgcaTTTCTAAagcaaataattttttttaaaaaaagcatTTGCTTTTGATATAAGAGAGAAGAATACGGGTTTCGAGCTGAaacctgaaaagaaaagcttaGCACCAATAACTGCACCAGGAGATTTGTTTAACATCACAAATATCCAAATGCAGATCTGAAACATGatgacaaataatttaaataaagctGAATGTAAACAAATCAACCAAATTCAGTTCAAATATGTTTTTCACATAGTACTGCTGACTTCTGGTTGCGACATTGTCTATCTTACCTGTATAAGATATATAACTCCATTGATGATACAGTAAGTAGGTTTAAGTTTATCAATCGGAAGACTTCGCgcctgaaagaaaaataatcacCTACACGGATTACCAATGATGAATCTTGCACAGAAATGATATAATAAGTGATATAACTTCGAACTATAATCATAATAACAAATTACCTGATAGTAGATCTCTGCCCAAAATAGAACAAGTAGTGTGTAcgttgaaaaaaatagaagtcCAGGAACCTCCATAACCACCATTTCAAGAGCCTTTACCAGCAAGAAAGTTTCAAGCCATATAGATCAGTGAATATAATCACAGTTGCATAAGGGAAAAGAAACGTGGGTCTCACTGAATATCTTgattatcaattttaaatttatatacgGACTAGCCTTTTTTATATGGGAATAGGATCCTCTGCTGTCTGTGGATTGTGATGGGTAACAAAATTACATAATGCAACAAATCGTTATCTAAAATTACTATGGTTCCGAGTgttggaagaggaagaaatcCCAAGATTTTTATGACCAACGGTCCAACAGGAAGCAGGAAACAAggcttttgtttgtttgtgtttatttaaaaatttcagcTCAGAAAGCCTTCTGGATGTCCgtagtttgaaaataaataaatttcaatatggTATTTccaaaaatacaaatacaaatacaagtacaaacaataaataaataaataatctagtTGTGCATTGATAActgtaattaaattttttattctcaacCTTTACTTTTGTTCATGTAATAATAGTGTGTTGATGAAAGCTTCGCTGAATGAGCAAATTGAATATTCTGGAAATGTTTGGAATTAACATGTAAGCTAATGACAAAGGGAAGGTGCTTCAAATAAGATCAACTAAAAGTTctagtttaaattatcatAAAACTCATAGATAATCCGAAGACAATATCAAAATGAGCTCTAAACTTACTCAATCATCAAGTGATAACCATGGCTTGAATAGGGTATTAAGAGTTTAAGACAATCTAGTTGGCATTGTGACAATTAATATAAGAAACCTACCTTCGGTCTGATGAGGaaaacactcttataaagcccaaagagaatagCCCTCACTGTCAAAACGAAAATAAGAATAAGGTAGCATTAACTCATCAAGTAGAGtcttaaaactaaaatgaaaaataacaaatatacaATCTTACATCCATTTACAACGAAATTCATCAAATGGAACCCCTTTTGTGTTGTCCACTCGAATTCTGGCACTCGTACTTGAATCCGAATAAGTTGAACCTGGAAACTTGAGCAATTACTATAGTcgttaattataaaaaaaacaagtgtGTTCTTTTTCCTCAAGACAGCTTAAGTGgtttaattttagtatatcaattttttttattgagaaaTACTTCCATTGAGAATATGAAAGTACATATCGTAACAAAAGGAGCTATTTAACTGTctatacaaaacaaaaaaacaaaaaaaaaaaaaaaaaaaaaaaaaaaaaaaaaaaaaaaaaNAATCTTACGAAATTCCTCTAATACTCATGCCCGGAGAAGTAAATCTAACACAAAACTAAATATCTTACCGAGACCTCTCAACAATACTGAAAATTCTCCTCTCTATCCAATCAAATCTCCCAGGTAGCAAGGTGGCAGAAAAAGCAGAGAACCAGAGACTAAAACCCTAGTAACAAAATGGAAGGTGGAAAAGCACCTCCTCCATCCTAGAGCAACAACGTTTGTTCAACGTGTCTGCACCAGCAACAATGAAGCACAACTGCAACATTTGTAAGGTGTCCATGGGTTGTGCTAGTGACTCGCATTCATCAAATTTATCTATTGTGTTTCCTGACCAACGTGTGATAGCTATACTGAGATTCATAAATGCTCCAAAAACACTCTCCACTACACCACTACGGAATTCTCTCttaagatttcaaaataatttttgacaCTAATTGATGACTCTTAATCAACTTAGGATTAAATCTCAACTCATATGAGTGCGGAAGCCAAATAATATGTTAAAATTAAGCTACAAAAATCAGTTCTAACCATGTTTACAAGCATACAGCACATCCACAAGTCTATGTTACTtaagaacttcaaaaaaataaacaaatatgaGATAAATATCTCATTTCTGTTAATTGATGATACGTGAGATGAAAGATGGAGAAGAAGCCATGTAAATTCCAATAAAGATACGaactcaaccaaaaaaatgctttaaacAACTTAGGATTAAATCTCAACTTATATGAGTGCGGAATCCAAATAATATGTTAAAATTAAGCTACAAAAATCAGTTCTAACCATGTTTATAAGCACACAGCACATCCACAAGTCTATGTTACTtaagaacttcaaaaaaataaacaaatatgaGATAGATATCTCATTTCTGTTAATTGATGATACGTGAGATAAGATACGaactcaaccaaaaaaacGCTTTAAACAGCTCATGAATTTCATAACATACAGAACAAAAGAACAGTAAGAATTGGAGAAAAGTGGAGTACTAAGGCAATGATCGAGATGAGGCCATAAGAAGCAGACAAAGCGTAGTAAATCCCCTTCTGCCAATCCTCCGACTCATCAATTTGATTCCACCATTCGAATCCTCCAACCGCAGAGGTGATCACTAAATCCCTCACCATCAAAGCttcaaagatgaagaaaatcGCAGAAAGAGAAGAAGCGTTCGTTCTTATTCTTCGTTAATGCCAAGCCAGAGAGAGAGGAACCTTGAAGAAGCTTTGTTCGCCATTAATGCCGCGCGCGGCTGCGAGGGAACGTAATTTGGtgtatgagagagaaatctcaGACACGTGGACGGTTATTAAATGGACTTGTG
This sequence is a window from Cucurbita pepo subsp. pepo cultivar mu-cu-16 chromosome LG04, ASM280686v2, whole genome shotgun sequence. Protein-coding genes within it:
- the LOC111792715 gene encoding tobamovirus multiplication protein 1-like; its protein translation is MVRDLVITSAVGGFEWWNQIDESEDWQKGIYYALSASYGLISIIALVQLIRIQVRVPEFEWTTQKGFHLMNFVVNGLRAILFGLYKSVFLIRPKALEMVVMEVPGLLFFSTYTLLVLFWAEIYYQARSLPIDKLKPTYCIINGVIYLIQICIWIFVMLNKSPGAVIGAKLFFSVVSLSAALGFLIYGGRLFVMLRQFPIESRGRQKKLYEVGCVTTICFICFFIRCFVLAFSAFDKDADLDVLDHPILNLIYYMLVEVVPSALVLFILRKLPPRRMSDRYHPIE